A stretch of the Pseudorasbora parva isolate DD20220531a chromosome 13, ASM2467924v1, whole genome shotgun sequence genome encodes the following:
- the si:ch211-180f4.1 gene encoding leucine-rich repeat neuronal protein 1, translating to MLNMERTAISTSLLTVCFVLAVSRCSLAIPFCPAQCVCETRPWYTPQSVYHQAKTVDCNELHLSRIPWNISTDTQVLLLQSNNISRVTSELQSLVNLTELDLSQNHFTQIQDVGLSNLTQLVTLYLEENQIKELPDVCLKDLVSLEELYINHNQISSIGPNAFSGLGNLLRLHLNSNKLVAIDSHWFESLPNLEILMIGENPILGLQDMNFHPLSKLHSLVLAGMGLREIPEGAFQGLEYLESLSFFDNKLTAVPKKALRVLSSLKFLDLNKNPIVRIQEGDFRDFPHLDELSLNNMEELVAVERGAFSNLPQMAKLELYNNPHLFFIDRAAFMKMHSLRTLLIHNNDLTLLPHEILSAFPNLDEISLHSNPLRCDCLANWWPVLGNQSSLKVLEPQITLCASPSHLVGQSLQDVVSASWNGASNTCLPLISQHAFPPLLNVTLGQLLTLNCWAVADPAPQFYWVTPTGDKVTSEVVSPSANEGGGMMKKHRMQEQGALEIPHVEPEDAGLYTCVAWNAEGADTRSVSVYVDRSNWHGGRSTGGHHGVVNTTGSLVILAKIVHSQSVVLEWKVHPYVVSSNHEVAQPKWLSATVKIDNPQISYTAMVPVDVQEYNLTHLLPSTEYQVCLTMAGTEQTQHSCINVTTKEASFAVEMVAQPANVALAAVMGSMFAICIMALLVFYMGRRMKQKSCHHSLKKYMQHTTSIPLNELYPPLINLWENETEKEKEGAADPQNSQIDTSKTYMW from the coding sequence ATGCTCAATATGGAGAGAACTGCCATTTCCACTTCACTGCTCACAGTCTGTTTTGTGTTGGCTGTGTCTCGCTGCTCCCTAGCGATTCCCTTCTGCCCTGCCCAATGTGTCTGCGAGACCCGCCCATGGTACACGCCTCAGTCGGTCTACCATCAAGCCAAGACTGTTGACTGCAACGAACTCCATTTGAGCAGAATCCCATGGAATATTTCAACTGATACTCAGGTGCTGCTTCTTCAGAGCAACAATATCTCCAGGGTAACCTCAGAACTCCAGAGCTTGGTCAACCTCACGGAACTGGATCTCTCGCAGAATCACTTCACACAAATCCAAGACGTTGGCTTAAGTAACCTAACCCAACTGGTCACACTCTACCTTGAGGAAAACCAAATTAAAGAGCTGCCTGATGTGTGTCTAAAGGACCTGGTCAGCTTGGAGGAGCTTTATATTAATCATAATCAGATCTCTTCTATTGGTCCTAATGCCTTTTCAGGCTTGGGGAACCTTTTGAGGCTTCACCTTAACTCCAACAAGCTTGTGGCGATAGACAGCCATTGGTTTGAGTCCCTACCCAACCTTGAGATATTAATGATAGGGGAAAACCCCATTCTTGGGCTGCAAGACATGAACTTCCACCCCCTCTCTAAATTGCACAGCCTGGTTCTTGCGGGAATGGGGCTCAGGGAAATACCTGAGGGTGCTTTCCAGGGATTAGAGTATCTTGAGAGTCTCTCGTTCTTCGATAACAAGCTCACAGCTGTGCCAAAGAAAGCCCTACGTGTTCTATCAAGCCTAAAGTTCCTTGACCTTAACAAGAATCCTATCGTCCGTATACAGGAAGGCGACTTCAGAGACTTTCCCCACTTAGATGAACTCAGTTTGAACAACATGGAGGAACTTGTGGCGGTGGAGAGGGGCGCGTTCTCAAACTTACCGCAAATGGCCAAATTGGAGCTCTACAACAACCCTCACCTGTTCTTTATAGACCGAGCCGCTTTCATGAAAATGCATAGCTTGCGCACCTTACTGATCCACAATAATGACCTCACGCTTTTGCCCCATGAGATTTTATCCGCTTTCCCCAATCTGGATGAAATCAGTCTTCATAGCAACCCACTCAGGTGTGATTGTCTCGCCAATTGGTGGCCCGTCCTGGGCAACCAATCAAGCCTCAAAGTTCTGGAGCCCCAAATAACTCTTTGTGCCTCCCCATCACATCTTGTCGGCCAATCCCTTCAGGACGTGGTGTCTGCAAGTTGGAATGGGGCAAGCAATACCTGCCTGCCTCTAATTTCCCAGCATGCCTTCCCTCCACTGCTCAATGTAACCTTAGGGCAGCTTCTAACACTCAACTGCTGGGCCGTGGCAGATCCAGCACCTCAGTTTTACTGGGTGACACCCACTGGTGACAAAGTCACTTCTGAAGTTGTTTCCCCATCCGCAAATGAAGGAGGAGGAATGATGAAGAAGCACCGGATGCAAGAACAAGGTGCTCTAGAGATCCCTCATGTTGAACCTGAGGATGCTGGTCTCTACACATGTGTTGCTTGGAATGCAGAGGGAGCTGACACCCGAAGTGTCTCTGTGTACGTGGATAGGAGCAACTGGCATGGTGGACGGTCTACTGGAGGTCATCATGGGGTGGTGAACACCACTGGATCTTTGGTTATCCTGGCAAAAATTGTCCATTCCCAGTCTGTGGTACTGGAATGGAAGGTGCATCCATATGTTGTCTCCTCTAACCATGAGGTGGCACAACCCAAATGGCTCAGCGCTACTGTAAAGATCGACAACCCACAGATCAGCTACACAGCAATGGTCCCCGTAGATGTCCAAGAATACAACCTCACACACCTCCTACCATCCACAGAGTACCAAGTTTGCCTGACCATGGCTGGCACCGAGCAGACCCAGCACTCTTGTATCAACGTGACCACCAAAGAAGCCAGCTTTGCTGTGGAGATGGTTGCTCAACCGGCCAATGTAGCCCTGGCAGCGGTCATGGGCTCAATGTTCGCCATCTGCATCATGGCACTGTTGGTGTTCTATATGGGACGGCGCATGAAGCAGAAATCTTGTCATCACTCTCTTAAGAAGTACATGCAGCACACCACCTCCATTCCCCTGAACGAACTCTACCCACCGCTTATTAACCTCTGGGAGAATGagacagaaaaagagaaagagggTGCTGCTGACCCTCAAAACTCACAGATAGACACTTCAAAAACGTACATGTGGTAG